A single region of the Planctomycetota bacterium genome encodes:
- a CDS encoding ABC transporter permease encodes MSNIYNIGRITYQEAVRQTLFYIVLAVSAVLLLISPLFCLFAFGEEVSMMREVGLATITFAGILIAVLTASQVITSEIENLTAIMLLAKPVRRSEFIIGKFAGILFTILIAFLFLGAVFILTYWYTEFLPVLEANVKAGKYLTGSASKLQDTYTFFRTDVWLLAKGIYGCFLQVSIMTSFAVILSTYFSLVISGIGCFAVLILGNISDYLYHSLSQGSSIIVTGLARIFSALLPHFSLLNTSSLVTAQSPVSLYYLLLTSFYTLIYVAFVLYITILIFSKREIK; translated from the coding sequence ATGTCTAACATCTACAACATCGGCCGGATTACCTATCAGGAGGCGGTGCGCCAGACGCTGTTTTATATCGTGCTGGCCGTCTCGGCCGTCCTGCTCCTGATTTCGCCGCTGTTCTGCCTGTTTGCCTTTGGCGAGGAGGTCTCGATGATGCGCGAGGTCGGCCTGGCCACCATCACCTTCGCCGGCATCCTGATTGCCGTCCTGACCGCTTCACAAGTCATCACCAGCGAGATAGAAAACCTGACCGCCATCATGCTCCTGGCCAAGCCGGTCCGCAGGAGCGAATTCATCATCGGCAAATTCGCCGGCATCCTATTCACCATCCTGATTGCCTTCCTGTTTCTGGGCGCGGTCTTTATCCTGACCTACTGGTATACGGAATTCCTGCCGGTGCTCGAAGCCAATGTCAAGGCCGGCAAGTATCTGACCGGTTCGGCGTCAAAGCTCCAGGACACCTATACGTTCTTCCGGACCGATGTCTGGCTGCTGGCCAAAGGCATCTACGGCTGTTTCCTCCAGGTGTCTATCATGACCTCATTTGCCGTGATTCTGTCCACCTATTTCTCGCTGGTCATTTCCGGCATCGGCTGTTTTGCCGTGCTTATCCTGGGCAATATCTCTGATTACCTTTATCATTCGCTCAGCCAGGGTTCCTCCATAATCGTTACCGGCCTGGCCCGGATCTTCTCCGCGCTCCTGCCCCATTTCAGCCTGCTCAACACCAGTTCACTGGTTACCGCCCAGTCACCTGTTTCCCTCTACTATCTCTTATTGACCTCTTTTTATACGCTGATTTATGTTGCTTTTGTCTTATATATAACCATACTGATATTCTCGAAGAGGGAAATCAAATAA
- a CDS encoding histone deacetylase: MTTYLVYSDIYLEHDTGPHPETSQRLAATMAYLKRKDWLNKTTLLEPRQASIDEIAYVHSREHIESVRKVAEQGGGYLDGDTPVSEKSYEVALYAAGGVLTAVDKVMKSNPGNPHSALHTPQFNNALCLVRPPGHHAMPTHGMGFCLFNNVAIAARYAQKKHGLKKIAIIDWDLHHGNGTQEAFWFDDTVLFCSLHRYPYYPGSGSEAETGSGKGADFTINIPVSGYTSSREYLDKFSRLMTDAVRPFKPDFIFISAGFDSYKNDPLGGLGLEISDYGEMTRLVRAVADECCQGRMVSVLEGGYDLQGLPLCIEAHLSELSAG, from the coding sequence ATGACCACCTATTTAGTTTACTCTGACATCTATCTGGAACACGACACCGGACCGCATCCGGAAACCAGCCAGCGGCTGGCCGCCACCATGGCCTACCTCAAAAGAAAGGACTGGCTAAACAAGACAACCCTGCTTGAACCGCGCCAGGCATCCATTGACGAGATTGCCTATGTCCACAGCCGGGAACACATCGAATCGGTCCGGAAAGTGGCCGAGCAAGGCGGGGGCTATCTGGATGGCGATACCCCGGTGTCAGAAAAATCCTATGAGGTGGCGCTCTATGCCGCCGGCGGAGTCCTAACCGCGGTTGATAAGGTTATGAAATCTAATCCGGGAAATCCGCATTCCGCACTCCACACTCCGCAATTTAATAACGCCCTGTGCCTGGTCCGTCCGCCCGGGCATCACGCTATGCCTACGCACGGCATGGGATTCTGCCTGTTCAATAACGTCGCCATTGCCGCCCGCTACGCCCAGAAGAAGCACGGCCTGAAAAAGATTGCCATCATCGACTGGGACCTGCACCACGGCAACGGCACCCAAGAGGCGTTCTGGTTTGACGACACGGTCCTGTTCTGTTCCCTGCATCGTTACCCCTATTATCCGGGCAGCGGCTCGGAGGCGGAAACCGGCTCAGGCAAGGGCGCGGACTTCACAATCAATATCCCGGTCTCCGGATATACCTCCAGCCGGGAATACCTGGACAAATTCTCCCGCCTGATGACCGATGCGGTCCGGCCGTTCAAGCCGGATTTCATCTTCATCTCTGCCGGATTTGACAGTTACAAAAACGACCCGCTGGGCGGACTGGGCCTGGAAATAAGCGACTATGGTGAGATGACCCGTCTGGTCCGGGCCGTGGCCGATGAATGCTGCCAAGGCCGGATGGTCAGCGTCCTGGAAGGCGGTTATGACCTCCAGGGCCTGCCGCTCTGTATCGAGGCGCACCTGTCGGAATTAAGCGCTGGTTAG
- a CDS encoding dihydroorotate dehydrogenase, with protein MKLSTKVGPFRFKNPILLASGTYGYGKSSKTLNVDSRVSQLGGFITKTITIKERLGNNPPRIVETASGIINSVGLENPGMARFCAEYLPEMGRLKTVRIISIGGASTDEIIQAIKLFQQHKYRTFDGIELNISCPNVKMSGRFIQPLRAQSQRSPDYFGAGAGCIAQSPVEVRKTVQKVLKVARLPIIVKLSPNVTDIVEIANSALKAGAKVLSLINTVSALAVDYRTGKPMLGGVTGGLSGPAIKPIALKMVADVASKTKAEVIGIGGIMNAKDVLEFLSVGAKAVQVGTLNLVDPFAVFDLPAALKKYITK; from the coding sequence ATGAAATTATCTACCAAAGTCGGCCCGTTCAGATTCAAGAACCCCATCCTGCTGGCCTCCGGCACCTATGGCTACGGTAAATCATCTAAGACCCTGAATGTTGATTCCCGGGTCAGCCAGTTAGGCGGATTCATCACCAAGACCATCACCATCAAGGAGCGATTAGGCAATAATCCGCCCCGCATCGTGGAAACCGCATCCGGCATCATCAACTCAGTCGGCCTGGAAAATCCGGGTATGGCCAGATTCTGCGCGGAATACCTGCCGGAGATGGGACGGCTCAAGACGGTTCGGATTATCAGTATCGGCGGCGCATCCACCGACGAGATTATCCAGGCCATTAAATTATTCCAGCAACACAAATACCGGACCTTTGACGGCATCGAACTCAACATCTCCTGCCCAAACGTAAAGATGAGTGGCAGGTTTATCCAGCCCCTGCGTGCGCAGTCGCAACGGAGTCCCGATTATTTCGGGGCAGGGGCTGGATGCATTGCTCAATCGCCTGTGGAAGTCCGCAAGACCGTGCAAAAGGTCTTGAAGGTAGCCCGTCTGCCCATCATTGTTAAACTCTCACCCAATGTCACGGATATAGTGGAGATTGCCAATTCCGCCCTGAAAGCCGGGGCAAAGGTCCTGTCGCTGATTAATACCGTCTCGGCTTTGGCAGTTGATTACCGTACCGGCAAACCCATGCTGGGCGGCGTGACCGGCGGACTATCCGGCCCGGCCATCAAACCCATTGCCCTGAAGATGGTTGCAGATGTGGCCAGCAAGACCAAGGCCGAGGTGATTGGCATCGGCGGGATAATGAATGCCAAGGATGTCCTGGAATTCCTGTCTGTCGGGGCTAAGGCAGTCCAGGTCGGCACGCTGAATTTAGTCGACCCCTTCGCGGTCTTTGACCTACCGGCTGCTCTGAAGAAATATATAACAAAATAA
- a CDS encoding metallophosphoesterase family protein: MRYVVFGDIHGNLEALEAVTEKMANEKPDKYICIGDLVGYGANPNECIDKVKSLNPILIAGNHDYAAAGLLNVDFFNTYAFRAIEWTKHQLTPEHKEFLRNMKLIQRINNLTVVHATPYSPEMFEYMENNYDVQLALTSLNTPVCFIGHSHIPISFTINRGSISFSTEPYTTIKGNNKVIINVGSVGQPRDENPEASYAVYDTEEAVVWIKRVEYDIKKTADKILKAKLPEILAERIKYGR, translated from the coding sequence ATGCGTTATGTAGTATTCGGCGATATCCACGGCAATCTGGAGGCGCTCGAGGCCGTGACGGAAAAAATGGCCAATGAAAAGCCGGATAAATACATCTGCATCGGCGATTTGGTCGGCTACGGCGCCAATCCCAATGAATGCATTGACAAGGTCAAGTCATTAAATCCCATCCTGATCGCCGGCAACCACGACTACGCCGCGGCCGGACTGCTCAACGTGGATTTCTTCAATACCTACGCCTTCCGGGCCATCGAATGGACCAAGCACCAGTTGACCCCGGAGCACAAGGAATTCCTCCGGAATATGAAACTCATCCAGCGGATTAACAATCTCACCGTGGTCCACGCCACGCCCTACAGCCCGGAGATGTTCGAGTATATGGAGAACAATTACGACGTCCAACTGGCCCTGACCTCGCTCAATACCCCGGTCTGTTTCATCGGCCATTCCCATATCCCCATCTCGTTCACGATTAACCGGGGCAGTATCTCATTCTCCACCGAGCCCTATACCACCATAAAAGGCAATAACAAGGTCATTATCAATGTCGGCAGCGTCGGCCAGCCCCGGGATGAAAACCCGGAAGCGTCCTATGCGGTCTATGATACCGAGGAGGCCGTGGTCTGGATTAAACGGGTGGAATACGACATCAAAAAGACGGCGGACAAGATACTCAAGGCCAAACTGCCGGAAATCCTAGCTGAACGAATTAAATACGGACGGTAG